From the genome of Leptotrichia sp. HSP-342:
AAGTTACAATGATGAGCCTGAAACCATTCAAAGAATGAATGAATTTGCACAAAATAATGGATATAATATAGAAATAACAGAAAAAAGATATCATCATGAAATTTATTTAAGCGACCCAAGAAAGGCAGATATAAATAAACTGAAGACAGTGATAAGACAGCCTGTTAAAAAATAGGGAGAAAATTATGCAAGGATATTCAAGTAAAAAAGAATTGATAGATGAAATAAATAAACGAGCTATATTATTTATTAATGAATTTTCAGAAATTACTGATGAAAATAAAGATACTTTTATAGATGAAGTTGACAAAAGTCCTGCTCAGATGATTGCTTACCAGCTGGGATGGATAAATTTAATACTTTTATGGGAAGAAAAAAATAAAAATGATGAAACAGTTATTACTCCTTCAGAAAATTACAAATGGAATAATTTAGGTAAGCTTTATCAATCATTTTATAAAAAGTATGAAAATTATTCAATAAAAAAATTAATTGCGGAATTTAATATAACCGTAAAAAAAATAACTGATTTAATTGAAATTTACACAGAAAAGGAGTTATTTGAGCAAAATCAACGACAATGGGCTTCTTCCACACCAAGCAACTGGCCAATCTGGAAATGGATTCATATAAATACAGTCGCTCCTTTTAAAACTTTCAGGACAAAAATAAGAAAATGGAAAAAATTAAAAATTTGACTTTTTTTATATTATAATTTATAATATTTTCAATTCTTTTAAAACTTTTTAAAATTAAACTATTAAAAATGAAATAATTTTATTTGGTTTTAAAATAGAAAATTGATTACAACTAAGAAAGGACAAAATGATAATGAAAAAAATAGTTTTTTTAATTTTAGATGAATTTGCAGACTGGGAAACTGCATTTCTAGCTTCGGCATTAAATGAAAAAAATATAACTCAAAATTATTCAGTCAGTTATGCTTCAACCGATAAGGATATTAAAATATCAATGGGTAATTTAAAAATGATACCTGATATGACATTAGAAGAAATCACAGAAGACAATACTGATGGATTGATTTTAATTGGAGGAAAAACTTGGAGAAATCAGAGTTTTGAAACAAACTACACAATTATTGAACTTGTTAAAAAATTTAAGAATAATCCAAATAAAGTTGTGGGAGCAATTTGTGATGCCGCTTATTTCCTTGCAACTAATGGTCTTCTAAATGATTGCAAACATACTGTAAACAATCTTGCAGAAATAAAGGATAATGAAAATTATACAAATTCTGAAAATTTTGTGAAAGCAGAATCAGTAATCGATGGAAAGACGGTAACTGCAAGAGGTGACAGTCCTGTTCATTTTGCAAAAAATGTGATGAAAGCGTTAGGCGATATTCATGAAAAAAATATAAATTTCTTTTTTGATATGTATACAATTGGATTTGAAAAGGCTTTTGAAAAATATTCCGATGAATAAAAAGTTAAAGGGAGTGACTTATTCACTCCCTATTTTTGAATTATTTTCCCAATTCTTGTTTCAATCCTTCAACTTTATCCAGCTTTTCCCAAGGTAAATCAATATCAGTTCTTCCAATATGTCCAAATGCTGCTAAATCTTGGTATCTAAATGATGGTTTTCTTAAATTTAATGATTTTTGGATTCCATTTGGTGTTAAGTCAAATAATTTTGCAACAGCCTCTTCGATTCTTGTTTCTTCAACTGTTCCAGTTCCAAATGTTTCTACACGAATTGATACAGGTTCAACAACACCTATCGCATAAGATAGCTGAACTTCACATTTTGTAGCAAAACCTGCTGCAACAATATTTTTGGCAATCCATCTTGCCGCATAGGCTGCCGATCTGTCAACTTTCGATGGATCTTTTCCAGAAAATGCTCCTCCACCATGTCTAAAGTATCCACCATAAGTATCAATTATAATTTTTCTTCCAGTAAGTCCAGAATCTCCGTGAGGCCCTCCAATTACAAATCTTCCAGTTGGATTAATATGGAATTTTCTTACATTTTCAATATTCAAATTATATTTTTCTAACACAGGTTTTATAACAAGTTCTTTCAAATCCTTTTCAATTTGTGCATTTGTAACATCTTCGTTATGCTGTACTGATAATACAACTGTATCAACATTTAACAATTTTCCATTTTCATCATAAGCTAACGTAACTTGTGCCTTTGCATCTGGTCTTGCCCAGGCAAGTGTACCATTTCTAGTAATCTCAGTTAATCTTTGAATAATTCCACGTGATAATACAAGTGCCAAAGGCATTAATTCTTCAGTTTCATTAACCGCTCCTCCAAACATAATCCCCTGATCTCCAGCTCCACCTGTATCTACTCCCATCGAAATGTCAGGCGACTGTGAATGAATAGTATTTAACACACCACAGTCAGAGTCAAATCCCATTCCTGGACGATATCCGATTTCATAAATTTTATCTCTAACAATCTTCTGCACATCCACATAAGTCTTAGTCGTAATTTCCCCCCCAACTACTACAAGCCCAGTAGTTGCAAATGTCTCACAAGCCACTCTTGAATTTTCATCATCTGTTAAGCAAGCATCTAATATTGAATCTGAAATCTGATCACAGATTTTATCTGGATGTCCCGGTGATACGAATTCCGATGTAAAGTAAATTTTTTTAGCCATTTTATTTCCTCCTAATTTTTTTTAGTTTTATTTAAGAATATTATTTTAAAAATATATTCGCTCTAAAAAATTTGAATTCAAACTTTATTTTAAAATAAAAAAACTCTTCCTGCAAGGAAGAGAATTAAAATTCTTATCTTTGCATTCAATGCCGGATTTAGCACCTTGTTTTTACAGGTTGCTGGATACTCAAACGGGCCGGTCCCTAGTATCTCTCTTGATAAGTTTTATTAAATTATTTTTATTATTAAACATATTTATAAATAACATAAATTTAATTTTGAATTTCAAATATTTTTATTGTAAAATAAGTATATAATATTTTTCTCAAAATGTCAATATAAATTTATTTGTACTCCATCGCTTTTTTCTTCATAATATCATCTATACTTGAATTTGAAGATTTATTATTAGGTTTTGGAGTTTGTGTCTGTTGTTTTTCCGATTTAGTCTCATTTTTCGTAGCCTCTTCAGCTTTACTCTTACTCTTTACATTGCTAAGAGTACTTTCTGTAAGGCTTTGAGAAGAATTTCCATTTCCAAGGAAAGCCTTTGCTTGTTTTTCGTTTGATTTTTTTTCATTAATTACTCCGCCTTTCTCAATTCTTTCAACTGTAGCAGCGGCATTTTTATCTCCATTCTTAGCAGCTATTTTATACCATTTAAGAGCTTCTGCCATATTGTTTTGCTTATGGTATGACAATGCGATTGGCATAGCCATTGCTTTATTTCCTGCATTATAGGCTTTCAATAGATATGGCCGTGATTCAGACTGTTTTCCTCCATCATACAGTATTGCTCCTATTTCAATATTTGCTTCCTTCACACCACGATTTGCAGCTTTTTGAAACCATCTTACAGCCTCAGAATTATTTTTTAACTGCTTATTCAAAAGTGCAACCCTTATATCAGCTTCCTTAATTCCAGCATTATATGCCTTTTCGAACTCGGCTTTGGCTTCACTATATCTTTTCGCTTTTATTAAATCAACTCCTCTATTATATGCTTCTGCTCCTGGACGCATTTTTATTTGTCTCATCTGCATCTGTTGTCTTCCTTCATGTGTAGCTGCTGTTTTTGGAAGTTTTGCGATTAATTTATTAGCCTCTTCATTATTTCCTTCCTGCTTTAATATCACTGCAAGGTTATAAATTGCTTCAGGATAATTTCTGTTTACCCCATACTGAAGAATTTGTTTTACTTTCTCATTATTTTTCAAGTTGTAGTAAAGTTGAGCAAGGGACATTATTGCTTCTTTATCCCCATTTTCAGCTTTTATTAACGCTTCTGAAACTTTTAAAGGGTCAATCTGATTATCAATCAAGTTCTGCTGCTCTTCAGGAGTCAAGTTTCTTATCTCAGGATTCCCCTGCGCCTGTCCTCCAAGATTAAAAATATCTGTATTAATATCCTTTGTTTGCTGTTGCACCTGTTGATTATCCTTCTTTTCATCCTTTTTCTTTTTAAAGCAAGAAACTGACATCATTCCAATAGCTAAAATTACTATTACAAACATTATTTTTCTTTTCATTCGTTTCTCATTCCTCTCTTTCAAATTCTTTTTATTTTATTTATAATTTTTAATTTAATATATTTTTTTGCATCTAAAACGATCCTAATTGTGTTGCATCCAATATTTTATACATAAAATCTGTACTCGCCTTCGTGGTTGGCTCATCATCGAAATTTACTGTAAACAAACCATCCTTATTTTCCCATAATCTATCAAAATATG
Proteins encoded in this window:
- a CDS encoding ClbS/DfsB family four-helix bundle protein translates to MQGYSSKKELIDEINKRAILFINEFSEITDENKDTFIDEVDKSPAQMIAYQLGWINLILLWEEKNKNDETVITPSENYKWNNLGKLYQSFYKKYENYSIKKLIAEFNITVKKITDLIEIYTEKELFEQNQRQWASSTPSNWPIWKWIHINTVAPFKTFRTKIRKWKKLKI
- a CDS encoding DJ-1/PfpI family protein, with the protein product MKKIVFLILDEFADWETAFLASALNEKNITQNYSVSYASTDKDIKISMGNLKMIPDMTLEEITEDNTDGLILIGGKTWRNQSFETNYTIIELVKKFKNNPNKVVGAICDAAYFLATNGLLNDCKHTVNNLAEIKDNENYTNSENFVKAESVIDGKTVTARGDSPVHFAKNVMKALGDIHEKNINFFFDMYTIGFEKAFEKYSDE
- the metK gene encoding methionine adenosyltransferase; the protein is MAKKIYFTSEFVSPGHPDKICDQISDSILDACLTDDENSRVACETFATTGLVVVGGEITTKTYVDVQKIVRDKIYEIGYRPGMGFDSDCGVLNTIHSQSPDISMGVDTGGAGDQGIMFGGAVNETEELMPLALVLSRGIIQRLTEITRNGTLAWARPDAKAQVTLAYDENGKLLNVDTVVLSVQHNEDVTNAQIEKDLKELVIKPVLEKYNLNIENVRKFHINPTGRFVIGGPHGDSGLTGRKIIIDTYGGYFRHGGGAFSGKDPSKVDRSAAYAARWIAKNIVAAGFATKCEVQLSYAIGVVEPVSIRVETFGTGTVEETRIEEAVAKLFDLTPNGIQKSLNLRKPSFRYQDLAAFGHIGRTDIDLPWEKLDKVEGLKQELGK
- a CDS encoding sel1 repeat family protein, giving the protein MKRKIMFVIVILAIGMMSVSCFKKKKDEKKDNQQVQQQTKDINTDIFNLGGQAQGNPEIRNLTPEEQQNLIDNQIDPLKVSEALIKAENGDKEAIMSLAQLYYNLKNNEKVKQILQYGVNRNYPEAIYNLAVILKQEGNNEEANKLIAKLPKTAATHEGRQQMQMRQIKMRPGAEAYNRGVDLIKAKRYSEAKAEFEKAYNAGIKEADIRVALLNKQLKNNSEAVRWFQKAANRGVKEANIEIGAILYDGGKQSESRPYLLKAYNAGNKAMAMPIALSYHKQNNMAEALKWYKIAAKNGDKNAAATVERIEKGGVINEKKSNEKQAKAFLGNGNSSQSLTESTLSNVKSKSKAEEATKNETKSEKQQTQTPKPNNKSSNSSIDDIMKKKAMEYK